From a single Planococcus shenhongbingii genomic region:
- the mutY gene encoding A/G-specific adenine glycosylase, which translates to MEAFKIALDKLQFQKDLISWFAEEKRDLPWRRTSDPYQIWISEIMLQQTRVDTVIPYYKRFVEKFPTLRDLAEADEEILLKQWEGLGYYSRARNLQAGVKEVAEKYDGIVPASRKEISSLKGVGPYTAGAVLSIAYGIPEHAVDGNVMRVLSRILLIEEDIAKPKTRKIFEEAVTELISHEDPSSFNQGLMELGALICTPTSPKCLLCPVREHCAAFHEGKQHELPTKTKAKKNKAVQYAMLAILYGKSVLMEKRPSTGLLANMWQFPMIELTEEVLPLEIEEQLSENFQGVVSNAEKITSFKHVFSHLTWNVDGYIAKGQNLNVPSHMKWVTAEELELLPISGPVQKMKAVLKQRGDV; encoded by the coding sequence ATGGAGGCATTCAAAATAGCACTCGATAAATTGCAATTTCAAAAAGATTTAATTAGCTGGTTCGCGGAGGAAAAACGTGATTTGCCCTGGCGCCGTACATCAGATCCCTACCAGATTTGGATATCGGAAATTATGCTGCAGCAAACAAGAGTAGATACCGTCATTCCTTATTATAAGCGCTTTGTTGAAAAGTTTCCGACTTTGCGGGATTTGGCAGAAGCAGATGAGGAAATTCTGCTCAAGCAATGGGAAGGATTGGGTTATTATTCCCGTGCCCGCAATTTGCAGGCAGGCGTAAAAGAAGTGGCTGAAAAGTACGATGGCATTGTGCCGGCAAGCCGAAAAGAAATTTCATCATTGAAAGGCGTCGGCCCTTACACTGCGGGCGCTGTACTCAGCATTGCATACGGAATCCCGGAACATGCAGTCGACGGAAACGTCATGCGGGTGCTGTCCCGGATTTTATTGATTGAAGAAGACATCGCCAAGCCGAAAACCCGGAAGATTTTTGAAGAGGCAGTGACAGAACTCATTAGCCATGAAGATCCTTCGTCATTTAACCAAGGGCTGATGGAGTTGGGGGCTTTGATTTGTACACCGACTTCCCCGAAATGCCTGTTATGCCCTGTAAGGGAACATTGTGCAGCGTTTCATGAAGGAAAGCAGCATGAATTGCCAACGAAGACAAAAGCGAAAAAAAACAAAGCAGTGCAGTACGCTATGCTGGCAATCCTTTACGGGAAATCTGTGTTAATGGAAAAAAGGCCGTCAACCGGATTGCTTGCCAATATGTGGCAATTTCCAATGATAGAGTTGACTGAAGAAGTGCTCCCTCTTGAAATAGAAGAGCAGCTTTCGGAAAACTTTCAAGGTGTCGTCAGCAACGCTGAAAAAATTACTTCTTTCAAACATGTGTTTTCTCATTTAACATGGAACGTGGATGGCTATATTGCAAAAGGCCAAAATCTGAACGTACCATCTCACATGAAATGGGTAACGGCTGAAGAACTGGAATTGCTTCCGATTTCAGGTCCAGTCCAAAAAATGAAAGCAGTCTTAAAACAAAGAGGAGATGTTTGA
- the fabL gene encoding enoyl-[acyl-carrier-protein] reductase FabL, whose protein sequence is MAEQKVALVTGSSRGLGKALAIALAEQGYDIVVNYARSKTAALDTVKEIEARGQKALLVRANVGDVDKLRGMFETIKEEFGRLDVFVSNAASGVLRPIMELEESHWDWTMNINAKAMLFGAQEAAKLMDKGGKIVGISSLGSIRYLENYTTIGVSKAAVESLTRYLAVELAPQGISVNTVSGGALDTEALKHFPNREELLNDARVNTPAGRMVEIDDMVKTALFLISDNADMIRGQTIIVDGGRSVIL, encoded by the coding sequence ATGGCAGAACAAAAAGTAGCATTGGTCACAGGCAGCAGCAGAGGATTAGGAAAAGCATTGGCGATTGCGCTTGCCGAACAAGGGTATGACATTGTCGTAAACTATGCAAGAAGCAAAACGGCTGCTTTGGATACCGTTAAAGAAATTGAAGCTAGAGGACAGAAAGCGCTGCTTGTCCGCGCAAATGTCGGAGATGTGGACAAACTGCGCGGCATGTTTGAAACAATCAAAGAAGAATTCGGCCGGCTGGATGTGTTTGTTTCAAATGCGGCTTCCGGAGTGCTTCGTCCGATTATGGAGCTTGAAGAATCGCATTGGGACTGGACAATGAACATCAATGCGAAAGCGATGCTGTTTGGTGCTCAGGAAGCAGCAAAACTAATGGATAAAGGCGGGAAAATTGTCGGCATCAGTTCATTGGGCTCGATTCGTTATTTGGAGAATTATACGACAATCGGAGTTTCCAAAGCGGCAGTGGAATCACTTACTAGATATTTGGCGGTTGAATTGGCGCCACAAGGGATATCCGTTAATACGGTTTCTGGCGGGGCTCTCGACACAGAAGCATTAAAGCATTTCCCGAACCGCGAAGAATTGCTTAACGATGCTCGTGTGAACACGCCAGCCGGCCGTATGGTGGAAATAGATGATATGGTGAAAACCGCTCTTTTCCTTATTTCAGATAATGCGGATATGATTCGCGGCCAAACAATTATTGTTGATGGAGGCCGTTCAGTCATCTTGTAA
- the ntdP gene encoding nucleoside tri-diphosphate phosphatase — MAIPVEGETIQIHSYKHNGRIHRVWQETTVLKGTNNIVIGANERTMVTESDGRTWLTREPSICYFHAEHWFNIICMLRDDGVYYYCNVSSPFVYNNGSLKYIDYDLDVKVFPDMSYTLLDEDEYEEHKRQMGYPEVIDQILHRNVDKLIGWIKQRRGPFAPDFIEVWTSRYEFHRQYRLTE; from the coding sequence ATGGCGATACCCGTGGAGGGAGAAACAATACAAATCCACAGTTACAAACACAACGGCCGAATCCACCGTGTCTGGCAGGAAACAACGGTACTGAAGGGAACAAATAACATAGTAATCGGTGCAAATGAGCGAACCATGGTGACGGAATCGGATGGCAGGACATGGCTCACGAGAGAGCCGTCCATCTGTTATTTCCATGCAGAACATTGGTTCAATATTATTTGCATGCTTCGTGACGATGGAGTTTATTATTATTGCAATGTGAGCTCTCCTTTTGTTTATAACAATGGATCATTAAAGTACATCGATTATGATTTAGATGTTAAAGTGTTTCCAGATATGTCGTATACCTTGTTGGACGAAGACGAATATGAAGAGCATAAACGGCAAATGGGATATCCGGAAGTGATCGATCAGATTTTGCATCGGAATGTGGATAAGCTGATTGGATGGATTAAACAGCGAAGAGGTCCTTTTGCTCCGGACTTCATAGAAGTTTGGACCAGCCGGTATGAATTTCATAGACAATACCGGCTCACGGAATAA
- a CDS encoding ABC transporter ATP-binding protein translates to MSTTKRYMKFVKPYYWQIALTIVIGIFKFAIPLFIPLLIKIVIDDIIGADGLSSDEKLRQLYLWLGGTAILFFIFRPPIEYYRQYYAQYVSNKILYDIRQSLYAHLQKLSLRYYANTRAGEIISRVINDVEQTKNFIMIGLMNLWLDLATILIAIGIMLTMDVPLTIVALLAFPFYAFSVKFFFGRLRDLTRNRSQALANVQSYLHERVQGMSIIKSFALEKHEQKIFDATNDEFLDKAIDHTKWNAKAFAVVNTITDIAPLLVIAYAGYQVIQGNLTLGTMVAFIAYIERLYNPLRRLVNSSTTLTQSFASMDRVFELIDEDYDVTNKDGAKDLKVVDGKLEFRDVSFHYNEEGTEVLSDLNFTVKPGQTVAFVGMSGGGKSTIVSLIPRFYDVTSGAIYMDDHNLRDVSIHTLRDQIGLVLQDSILFSDSVKSNILMGKPGASDAEVFAAAKAANAHDFIEMLPEGYDTKVGERGVKLSGGQKQRIAIARVFLKNPPILILDEATSALDLESESLIQDSLERLAHDRTTLIVAHRLSTITHADQIIVIDHGHLAEKGTHDELMKQQGIYYNLFQVQHFN, encoded by the coding sequence TTGAGTACGACGAAGCGCTATATGAAGTTTGTAAAGCCTTATTACTGGCAAATTGCCTTAACGATCGTTATTGGTATTTTCAAGTTTGCCATTCCGCTTTTCATTCCGTTGCTTATAAAGATTGTCATAGATGATATTATCGGAGCCGATGGGTTATCGAGCGATGAAAAACTGAGGCAGCTGTATTTATGGCTGGGCGGAACAGCGATTCTGTTTTTCATCTTCCGCCCGCCTATTGAATATTACCGCCAGTATTATGCGCAATATGTCAGCAATAAAATCTTATATGACATCCGCCAAAGCCTTTACGCGCATTTGCAGAAGCTGAGTCTCCGTTATTATGCCAATACGCGCGCAGGGGAAATCATTTCCCGCGTCATCAATGATGTGGAGCAAACGAAGAATTTCATCATGATCGGACTGATGAATTTATGGCTCGATCTGGCGACTATTTTGATTGCCATCGGCATTATGTTGACAATGGATGTGCCGCTGACGATTGTTGCGCTGCTGGCGTTTCCTTTTTACGCATTCAGCGTCAAGTTTTTCTTCGGCCGCCTGCGCGATTTGACACGCAACCGTTCGCAGGCTTTGGCAAATGTCCAAAGCTATTTGCATGAACGTGTCCAAGGCATGAGCATCATTAAAAGTTTTGCGCTTGAGAAACACGAACAAAAAATATTTGATGCTACAAATGATGAGTTTCTGGACAAAGCCATCGATCATACAAAATGGAATGCCAAAGCATTTGCGGTAGTCAATACCATTACGGATATTGCACCATTGCTTGTTATTGCTTATGCAGGGTATCAAGTGATCCAGGGAAACCTGACGCTTGGAACAATGGTAGCATTTATCGCCTATATTGAACGCCTTTACAATCCGCTTCGGAGACTGGTCAATTCATCTACGACATTGACGCAGTCTTTCGCGTCGATGGACCGTGTATTCGAATTGATCGATGAAGACTATGACGTAACAAATAAAGACGGAGCTAAAGATTTGAAAGTGGTGGATGGCAAATTGGAATTCAGGGATGTTTCTTTTCACTATAATGAAGAAGGAACAGAAGTATTGTCCGATTTGAATTTCACCGTAAAACCGGGACAGACCGTTGCTTTCGTTGGAATGAGCGGTGGAGGCAAATCGACCATTGTTTCGTTAATTCCAAGATTTTATGATGTCACTAGCGGCGCCATCTATATGGATGACCACAACTTGAGAGATGTATCCATCCATACGCTGCGTGACCAAATTGGTTTGGTGCTGCAGGACTCCATTTTGTTCAGTGACTCTGTGAAATCGAATATCCTGATGGGGAAACCAGGAGCGAGCGATGCAGAAGTGTTTGCTGCGGCAAAAGCAGCCAATGCCCATGATTTTATCGAAATGCTTCCAGAAGGATACGATACGAAAGTGGGAGAGCGCGGCGTGAAATTATCTGGCGGCCAAAAACAGCGGATTGCGATAGCCCGTGTGTTCTTGAAAAATCCGCCGATCTTGATTTTAGATGAAGCCACTTCAGCGCTCGACTTAGAAAGCGAATCGCTGATTCAAGATTCGTTGGAGCGGTTGGCACATGACCGCACGACGTTAATCGTAGCCCATAGACTATCGACTATTACCCATGCGGACCAGATTATTGTAATCGACCATGGCCATTTAGCAGAAAAGGGCACCCATGATGAACTGATGAAGCAGCAAGGAATTTACTATAATTTATTCCAAGTCCAACATTTTAATTGA
- a CDS encoding ABC transporter ATP-binding protein — protein MEERKMILDVKGLKTSFFTDDGEIPAVDDIDFYIREGEVLGIVGESGCGKSVTSLSVMGLVPSPPGKITGGEILFQNKDLTKFSEKEMRAIRGNDIAMIFQEPMTSLNPLFTIGDQLREAVKIHKRDWNKKQIQERAVEMMKLVGLPRAEGLMKEYPHQLSGGMRQRVMIAMALLCDPKVLIADEPTTALDVTIQAQILKLIKNLNERLNTAVLLITHDLGVVAETCERVIVMYAGKVVEEGPVHKIFKDPQHPYTRGLLESVPDMRFKKERLYSIPGNVPKPGTIRTGCKFAARCEFAFDRCIVENPALYQTEEDHQTRCFLFDPKEVQAHDRTVVKS, from the coding sequence ATGGAAGAGCGAAAAATGATACTGGATGTTAAAGGCTTGAAAACATCTTTTTTCACTGATGACGGCGAAATTCCGGCAGTAGACGATATTGATTTTTACATTCGCGAAGGAGAAGTTTTAGGAATTGTCGGCGAATCTGGATGTGGAAAAAGCGTTACTTCTTTATCGGTTATGGGACTCGTTCCAAGCCCGCCGGGGAAAATTACAGGTGGAGAAATTTTATTTCAAAATAAAGATTTGACCAAGTTTTCCGAGAAAGAAATGCGTGCCATTCGAGGCAACGATATAGCAATGATTTTCCAGGAGCCAATGACTTCTCTGAATCCTCTATTCACTATCGGTGATCAATTGCGTGAAGCAGTTAAAATACATAAACGCGATTGGAACAAGAAACAAATACAAGAACGTGCTGTTGAGATGATGAAACTTGTAGGGTTGCCTCGTGCAGAAGGATTGATGAAAGAATATCCGCATCAATTATCAGGCGGAATGCGCCAACGGGTAATGATTGCGATGGCACTTTTATGCGATCCGAAAGTATTGATAGCGGATGAACCTACCACGGCCTTGGATGTAACCATACAAGCCCAGATTTTGAAGCTGATCAAAAACCTGAACGAGAGGCTGAATACAGCCGTATTGCTAATAACCCATGATTTAGGCGTCGTAGCAGAAACGTGCGAACGCGTTATTGTCATGTACGCAGGAAAAGTAGTAGAAGAAGGTCCGGTGCATAAAATCTTTAAAGACCCTCAGCATCCTTATACGAGAGGACTGCTCGAATCTGTTCCTGATATGCGGTTTAAAAAAGAACGGTTATATTCCATTCCTGGAAATGTACCGAAGCCTGGAACAATCCGCACAGGCTGTAAATTCGCTGCGCGATGCGAATTTGCCTTTGACCGCTGTATAGTGGAAAATCCCGCGCTTTATCAGACGGAAGAAGACCACCAAACCCGCTGCTTCCTATTTGATCCGAAGGAGGTTCAGGCCCATGACAGAACCGTTGTTAAAAGTTGA
- a CDS encoding ABC transporter ATP-binding protein → MTEPLLKVEGLKKYFPIKSGILGQVKNYVKAVDDVSFTVAEGETLGIVGESGCGKSTTGRMLMRLLEPTEGKVFFDGQELTNLSASDMRKARRDIQMVFQDPYASLNPRHTIEKILMEPLNVHNLGDPKERKKKVHEFLEIVGLSSYHAKRYPHQFSGGQRQRIGIARALMTNPKLIIADEPVSALDVSIQAQVLNLMQDLQKELKLTYIFIAHDLGVVRHISDRVGVMYLGQMAELADSEALYEKPLHPYTQALLSAVPVPDPDFIREEVVIKGDVPSPANPPSGCRFHTRCPFKMDICEKVVPIFAEVEKGHSVACHLYEESRPQ, encoded by the coding sequence ATGACAGAACCGTTGTTAAAAGTTGAAGGGCTGAAAAAGTATTTTCCTATTAAATCAGGAATTTTAGGCCAAGTAAAAAACTACGTAAAAGCTGTAGACGATGTGTCGTTCACGGTCGCTGAAGGAGAAACTCTTGGAATCGTAGGAGAATCCGGCTGTGGAAAATCCACAACCGGCCGTATGCTCATGCGTTTATTGGAGCCGACAGAAGGCAAAGTGTTTTTCGACGGACAGGAATTGACGAATCTTTCGGCGAGCGACATGCGCAAAGCACGCCGCGATATCCAGATGGTTTTTCAAGATCCATATGCTTCTTTGAACCCACGCCATACCATCGAAAAAATCCTGATGGAGCCATTAAACGTACATAACCTCGGCGATCCGAAAGAACGGAAGAAAAAAGTCCATGAATTTTTGGAGATTGTTGGGTTAAGCAGTTACCACGCCAAACGTTACCCGCACCAATTCAGCGGTGGGCAACGCCAGCGCATCGGCATTGCCCGGGCATTGATGACCAATCCTAAACTCATTATTGCGGATGAACCGGTTTCAGCTCTCGATGTATCGATTCAAGCCCAAGTTTTGAATTTGATGCAGGATCTGCAAAAAGAACTGAAACTGACTTATATATTTATCGCTCATGACCTTGGCGTCGTCCGCCATATCAGTGACCGGGTGGGAGTGATGTATCTGGGGCAGATGGCGGAACTTGCCGATAGTGAAGCGTTATATGAAAAGCCGCTTCATCCGTATACCCAGGCTTTGCTGTCAGCGGTACCGGTGCCCGATCCGGATTTTATACGTGAAGAAGTAGTGATCAAAGGGGATGTGCCAAGTCCTGCGAATCCGCCAAGTGGATGCCGTTTTCACACGCGCTGTCCATTTAAGATGGATATTTGCGAAAAAGTTGTACCGATTTTTGCAGAAGTTGAAAAAGGTCATTCTGTAGCCTGCCACCTTTACGAAGAGTCCAGGCCGCAATGA
- a CDS encoding ABC transporter substrate-binding protein: MRKKKLVSLAFLMLLLLATALYGCSSDNASENTEGDSGDTEKSGDPKVLIFGRGGDSVSLDPIAVTDGESYKVTKNIFDTLVNFGEQDTEIHPGLATEWTAAEDGLTYTFTLEEGVKFHDGTDFNAEAVVANFERWAGGDADKFPYYGSMFGGFGDEEGHVIESVTATGDYEVEFKLKRPQAPFLKNLAMSSFGIASPAAIEAAGDKFGDAPVGTGPFKFVEWKRNDSITIEKNPDYWVEGEPKLDQVVFRSIPDNSARLNALLSGEIDLADGITPSDGATVEGNADLQLFERPSMNVGYLGLTTTREPFDDPKVRQAMNHAIDKQALVDAFFEGRGEVAKNPMPPVISGYNEDIEDYDYNPEKAKQLLAEAGLPDGFEMELYAMPVPRPYMPDGQKVAEAIQKNLADVGVTAKIVSFEWATYLEKAANGEADAFLLGWTGDNGDADNFLYVLLDQDNIGSNNYTYYKNQELHDILIEAQTEVDEDKRNELYKQAQVIIHEDAPWVPLAHSTPLLAGGKNVVDFKAHPTGSDKLASVDLK; this comes from the coding sequence TTGAGAAAGAAAAAGCTCGTTTCACTGGCGTTTCTGATGCTTTTATTGCTTGCGACAGCATTGTATGGCTGTAGTTCCGATAATGCTTCAGAGAACACCGAAGGGGATAGTGGGGATACAGAAAAATCAGGCGATCCGAAAGTATTGATTTTTGGCCGCGGCGGAGATTCAGTTTCGCTTGATCCGATCGCTGTTACAGACGGAGAATCATACAAAGTCACAAAGAACATATTTGATACGTTGGTGAATTTCGGTGAACAGGATACAGAAATCCACCCAGGCCTGGCTACTGAATGGACAGCGGCTGAAGATGGATTGACGTATACTTTCACTTTAGAAGAAGGCGTGAAATTCCACGACGGCACTGATTTTAATGCGGAAGCGGTTGTAGCCAACTTTGAGCGCTGGGCAGGCGGAGATGCTGATAAATTCCCATACTACGGCTCGATGTTTGGCGGTTTCGGTGACGAAGAAGGCCATGTCATTGAATCAGTGACTGCAACTGGCGATTACGAAGTAGAATTTAAATTGAAACGCCCGCAGGCACCATTCCTGAAAAACTTGGCAATGAGCTCATTCGGAATTGCTTCGCCTGCAGCAATTGAAGCAGCTGGCGATAAATTTGGTGACGCACCGGTTGGAACAGGTCCATTTAAATTTGTAGAATGGAAACGCAATGACTCAATCACGATCGAGAAAAACCCGGATTACTGGGTTGAAGGAGAACCGAAATTGGATCAAGTCGTATTCCGGTCAATTCCTGATAACTCTGCCCGCTTGAATGCATTATTGTCAGGCGAAATCGATTTGGCAGATGGCATTACACCTTCTGACGGTGCAACTGTTGAAGGCAATGCAGACTTACAATTATTTGAACGCCCTTCAATGAACGTTGGCTATCTTGGTTTAACAACTACACGTGAACCATTTGATGATCCGAAAGTTCGTCAGGCGATGAACCATGCAATTGATAAGCAAGCGCTTGTTGATGCATTCTTCGAAGGCCGCGGTGAAGTCGCTAAAAACCCGATGCCTCCAGTAATCAGCGGTTATAACGAAGACATCGAAGATTACGACTATAATCCGGAAAAAGCCAAACAATTACTAGCAGAAGCTGGCCTGCCAGACGGTTTTGAAATGGAACTTTATGCAATGCCGGTTCCGCGTCCATATATGCCGGACGGCCAAAAAGTGGCAGAAGCCATCCAGAAAAACTTGGCAGATGTTGGTGTAACTGCGAAAATCGTTTCTTTTGAGTGGGCAACTTATCTTGAAAAAGCTGCAAACGGAGAAGCGGATGCATTCTTGCTTGGTTGGACAGGAGATAACGGCGATGCCGATAACTTCTTATACGTCTTGCTTGACCAAGACAATATCGGTTCCAACAACTACACGTATTACAAAAATCAGGAATTGCACGATATCCTGATTGAAGCTCAAACAGAAGTGGATGAAGACAAGCGCAATGAATTATACAAACAAGCGCAAGTGATTATCCATGAAGATGCGCCGTGGGTGCCACTTGCTCACTCAACTCCGCTTTTAGCTGGCGGCAAGAATGTAGTGGACTTTAAAGCGCATCCAACCGGTTCTGACAAATTGGCATCTGTAGATTTGAAGTAG
- a CDS encoding ABC transporter permease codes for MLHYIGRRILQLIPVLLGMTFIVFLIIRAIPGDPAQVILGQQASEEAIKALRTTLGLDNPWYIQYFDYLKGLLTGDLGESLRTRTPVVDEVWPYLAATIELSVFAIIIAVIIGINAGIISAWFQNSWFDYLAMIIALIGVSMPIFWLGLMNQWIFSIELGILPTTGRENVRDPVDVITNFYVIDTLITGQFDQLSTVLKHLILPGTALATIPMAIIARMTRSSMLEVMRSDYVRTARAKGLKMFWVVYKHALKNAIIPVLTIIGLQMGLLLGGAILTETIFGWPGIGRYIYEAIGFRDYPVIQSGILIVAFIFVMINLFVDLLYGLIDPRIKYD; via the coding sequence ATGCTTCACTATATCGGACGGCGAATTCTGCAATTGATACCGGTTTTGCTCGGTATGACGTTTATTGTTTTTCTGATTATCCGGGCGATACCAGGTGATCCTGCTCAAGTTATTCTTGGCCAGCAAGCATCCGAAGAAGCAATAAAGGCGCTGCGGACAACTTTAGGATTGGATAATCCTTGGTATATCCAATATTTTGATTACCTGAAAGGGTTACTAACCGGTGATTTGGGAGAATCTCTCCGTACTCGGACACCTGTAGTTGACGAAGTTTGGCCGTACTTGGCGGCTACGATTGAATTATCGGTGTTTGCTATTATCATCGCGGTTATTATCGGCATTAATGCCGGCATCATTTCGGCTTGGTTCCAGAATTCCTGGTTTGATTATTTGGCCATGATTATTGCATTGATTGGGGTATCGATGCCAATCTTTTGGCTAGGGTTGATGAATCAGTGGATTTTCTCGATTGAACTGGGAATATTGCCGACCACGGGCCGGGAAAATGTACGAGATCCGGTAGACGTTATCACCAATTTTTATGTCATTGATACTTTAATAACAGGGCAGTTTGATCAATTATCGACGGTCTTAAAACATCTGATTTTACCCGGGACGGCCTTAGCGACAATCCCGATGGCGATTATTGCCAGAATGACCCGTTCGAGCATGTTGGAAGTGATGCGTTCGGATTATGTGCGTACTGCACGCGCGAAAGGTTTGAAGATGTTTTGGGTAGTTTATAAACACGCTTTAAAAAATGCCATCATTCCAGTTTTGACAATTATCGGCCTTCAGATGGGCTTGCTGTTAGGCGGAGCTATCTTAACTGAGACCATTTTTGGATGGCCTGGAATCGGGCGCTATATTTATGAAGCGATTGGGTTCCGTGATTATCCGGTTATCCAGTCAGGCATTTTAATTGTTGCCTTTATCTTCGTTATGATCAATCTGTTTGTCGATTTGCTTTACGGCCTGATTGATCCTCGCATCAAATATGATTAG
- the nikC gene encoding nickel transporter permease encodes MEKVAGPWKEAWRGFRKSKVAVVGMWIVLFFILLAIFGPLFTPQGINEQNLSQRLLPPSSGHWMGTDDFGRDILSRIVYGARISLWVGFLAVIGSVVVGSILGILAGYYGRWVDTIISRIFDIMLAFPSILLAIAVVSVLGPSLRNALIAIAIINVPNFGRLIRSKVLSIKEDEYIMSAKAIGMKDNRILFSHILPNSMAPVIVQGTLAIATAIIEAAALGFLGLGAQAPSPEWGKMLADSRSYLTNAPWTMIFPGIAIMLTVLGFNLMGDGLRDALDPRMKS; translated from the coding sequence ATGGAAAAAGTCGCAGGTCCATGGAAAGAAGCATGGCGCGGATTCCGGAAAAGCAAAGTGGCTGTTGTGGGCATGTGGATCGTGTTGTTCTTTATCTTATTGGCGATTTTCGGTCCTTTGTTTACACCGCAGGGAATCAATGAACAGAATTTATCCCAACGGCTTTTGCCTCCCTCAAGTGGGCATTGGATGGGGACGGATGATTTTGGTCGTGATATCTTATCGAGAATTGTTTACGGGGCAAGAATTTCCCTTTGGGTAGGTTTTTTGGCGGTTATCGGTTCGGTAGTGGTTGGCAGCATTTTAGGGATACTGGCAGGTTATTATGGCCGCTGGGTCGATACCATCATATCCCGGATTTTTGATATCATGCTGGCTTTCCCTAGTATTTTATTGGCGATTGCAGTGGTATCGGTTCTTGGGCCATCACTTCGCAATGCATTGATCGCCATTGCCATTATCAACGTACCGAATTTTGGCCGTTTGATCCGCTCGAAAGTGCTGAGCATCAAAGAAGATGAATATATTATGTCGGCCAAGGCAATTGGCATGAAGGATAACCGGATTTTGTTTTCGCATATTTTGCCGAATTCGATGGCTCCGGTTATCGTTCAAGGAACCTTGGCAATTGCCACTGCGATTATCGAAGCGGCAGCTCTTGGTTTTCTAGGATTGGGTGCGCAGGCGCCATCACCCGAATGGGGGAAAATGCTGGCGGATTCAAGGTCGTATTTGACCAATGCACCGTGGACAATGATTTTTCCAGGGATCGCCATTATGTTGACGGTTCTGGGCTTTAACTTGATGGGGGATGGCTTGCGTGATGCACTTGACCCGCGCATGAAATCGTAG
- a CDS encoding FUSC family protein has protein sequence MQLGARIFKTGVAISLALFLADWLDLPIPIMAGIAAIFAIQPSIYQSYLTVLDQIYGNIIGAVIAIIFVLTLGANYLTVGLAAVLAIIIMLKLNLNNPVSLTLVTIIVIMESQEEAFLEFAGLRFLTILLGILSAFIVNIIFLPPKYEARLFTSIHEVTEEAIRWIRVSIRHVSDHTSVKNDIDRLSEKLEKVDQWYSFYKDERSYSKKQQYAKGRKLVLYRQMITTNRKSLDLLKRLHRYENELMELPEHFHMMLQDHLESLTSYHDQLYMKYVGKLRPEHSETSEEDVILKRNEVLSIFVKEIAIAQEEAGDDLSIYRLMHILSAILDYEEQLEHLDLLIMSYYNYHSEEVGSDLENII, from the coding sequence ATGCAATTAGGTGCACGAATATTTAAAACCGGAGTAGCTATTTCGCTGGCACTCTTTTTAGCTGATTGGTTAGATTTACCAATTCCGATCATGGCTGGAATAGCAGCTATCTTTGCAATCCAACCTTCCATTTATCAGTCTTATTTAACAGTGCTAGATCAAATCTACGGTAATATAATCGGGGCAGTTATCGCTATTATTTTCGTGCTGACGCTAGGTGCGAACTATCTGACTGTCGGCCTTGCGGCAGTGTTAGCCATAATCATTATGCTGAAATTGAACCTCAATAACCCAGTGTCGCTGACTCTTGTTACCATTATTGTTATTATGGAATCACAGGAAGAGGCATTTCTAGAGTTTGCCGGGTTGCGTTTTTTGACAATCCTCCTCGGCATATTGTCCGCTTTTATTGTTAATATCATTTTTTTACCACCAAAGTATGAGGCGCGCTTATTCACTTCTATTCACGAAGTCACAGAAGAAGCCATACGTTGGATCCGCGTTTCGATAAGGCATGTATCAGACCACACTTCCGTTAAAAACGATATTGACCGTTTATCTGAAAAACTTGAAAAAGTGGATCAATGGTATTCCTTTTATAAAGATGAACGAAGTTATAGTAAAAAACAGCAATACGCCAAAGGCCGAAAATTGGTGCTTTACCGGCAAATGATCACTACTAACAGAAAAAGCCTGGATCTATTAAAAAGGCTGCACCGTTATGAGAATGAATTAATGGAACTCCCGGAGCATTTCCATATGATGCTGCAGGATCATCTTGAAAGCCTGACCAGCTATCACGATCAGCTTTATATGAAGTATGTCGGAAAACTGCGTCCGGAACACAGCGAAACTTCCGAAGAAGACGTCATTTTAAAGCGCAATGAAGTTCTGTCCATTTTTGTCAAAGAAATTGCGATTGCCCAGGAAGAAGCAGGAGATGATTTATCCATTTATCGTTTAATGCACATTTTATCCGCTATCCTTGATTACGAAGAACAGTTGGAACATTTAGATTTGCTTATCATGTCTTACTATAATTATCATTCGGAAGAAGTTGGCTCCGATTTGGAAAATATCATATAA